In Fundulus heteroclitus isolate FHET01 chromosome 8, MU-UCD_Fhet_4.1, whole genome shotgun sequence, a genomic segment contains:
- the LOC118564013 gene encoding uncharacterized protein LOC118564013: MPECYRCGTSSCSFVLLQAPQSSSSHLLGFPRSSRVEPSFADETHFQRPPGSIRCPGFSGAARTSRHALSRPDTYDQHPAESTLPSSPVRFLAPRDRPGSLPPEFLPEFLPARRLASPPSILACIRESKCVRAARPTAPVKDSAGRKHKGEVGEDMNSQRKATEASTVTNPAVRLKTIPVSTGGNMAPNAIPTLTYTTLCRSFPKAADMEVLVIAMLIV; the protein is encoded by the exons ATGCCtgagtgttaccgttgtg gtacctCCTCGTGCTCCTTCGTCCTTCTTCAAGCTCCTCAGTCCTCCTCGAGTCACCTTCTGGGATTCCCTCGTTCCTCTCGAGTGGAGCCTAGCTTCGCGGACGAGACGCACTTCCAACGACCCCCAGGTTCCATCCGTTGTCCTGGATTctccggtgctgctcggacctctcGCCACGCTCTCAGCCGCCCGGACACCTACGACCAACATCCAGCTGAGTCCACACTGCCGTCCTCCCCGGTCAGGTTTCTAGcacctcgtg ATCGACCTGGTTCCCTGCCGCCCGAGTTCCTGCCCGAGTTCCTTCCAGCCCGCAGATTAGCTTCGCCGCCTAGCATTCTTGCCTGT ATACGGGAAAGCAAGTGCGTTCGGGCAGCCAGACCGACGGCGCCGGTTAAAGACAGTGCGGGACGGAAACATAAAGGGGAGGTTGGTGAAGACATGAATTCACAGAGAAAAGCGACAGAGGCCAGCACAGTCACAAACCCTGCTGTCCGTCTGAAAACGATCCCAGTCAGCACCGGTGGGAATATGGCCCCCAACGCAATCCCAACCCTCACGTACACAACCCTTTGCAGGTCTTTCCCCAAAGCCGCTGATATGGAGGTTTTGGTAATAGCCATGCTGATTGTGTGA